The genomic region GGATAAGTTCTCGATCATATGATAAGAATCGTAGAACATAGGACGGATCAAATGATTGAATCCTGAATTTACACCTACAAAAACCGTAGCGGTTGTCTGCTTGATTACATTAGCTTTAACCAATAAATATCCGCTTTTCCCAACCAGGAATTTTCCCGGCTCAAACCATAATTCGAATTTTTTCCCTGTAGATTTTGAGAACTCAGAAATTACTTTTTCCACTTTTTTACCTAATGTCTTTACATCCGTCTCTTCTTCACTGTCCTGATACGGAATTTTGAAGCCACTTCCCATATCCAGGTATTTCAGGTTCGGGAAATGCTCGGAAAGATCCAGCATTATTTCTAAAGCCTGCAGAAATACATCCGGATCTTTGATTTCGCTTCCTGTATGCATGTGAAGTCCTTCCACATTCAGGTTTGTACTCTTCATCACTCTTTCGATGTGGCGAACCTGGTGAATTGAGATCCCAAACTTGCTGTCGATATGTCCCGTTGAAATTTTATAGTTTCCGCCTGCAAAAATATGCGGATTGATTCTTACAAGAATTGGATATGAATTCCCGTATTTATTCCCGAATTGTTCAAGAATAGAAATGTTATCAATGTTAATATGAACTCCAAAAGTCATTGCTTCCTCTATTTCAGCCAAGTCAACACAATTTGGGGTAAACAGTATTTTTTCTTTCGGAAATCCTGCCTTTAATCCAAGTTTAACCTCATTAATAGATACACAATCCAAAGAAGCACCCAGATTCCTGACATACTTAAGGATATTGATGTTTGTCAACGCCTTCGCTGCATAGAAAAACTTTGTGTGTTTTAAAAAAGAAGATGTAAGTTTCTCGTATTGACCTTTAATAGATTCAGCATCATAAACATACACCGGTGTGCCAAACTCATTGGCAATCTTTAATAATTCTTTTGAATTCATAATTTCATTTTAACATAAAAAAAGGCAGATTCTTATAAAAAGAGCCTGCCACATTAATTATTTTTATGCAAGACAACTCTTTTAAATATTCCAAACCTTAGAGAACTTTACAGCTCCCTTTTTTCCGGTTTTAATTTGTTTAAAATTTTGCATTGCTTCTATTTATTTTTTGCAAAAATACTATTTATTTTTTATTTCAGGAAAACTGATTTTAAAAGCACTTTCTTCCTGATAAAACTTAATAAGACATAAATCCTCTATCATTTTGGCAGTGGCAATGTCTCAAAATCACCACGAAGAAGGGCGAGCTGGAGATCATTATGCAAATCTGCAGAAGACAAAGGAAGATCAATTTTCAGCTTGGCCAGCTTACTTAAGGTCTGGATCTGTGTAAACAGTTCATAAAAACCATATGAAACTACTTTTCCGTTTTCAATGATCAGGAACAGCTTTTCACCCAGTTTTCTTCCCTGTCCGAGCCAAAGTTCATTTCTTTTTCTGAAATCTATTTTTTTAAGGAAAATACTGACATCTTTAAATTCTTCCTGCGCGCTTATAAACTGAACTGCTTTTGTACCCTGGGTAAATGATCTGAATTTCAGGAGCGGTTTTTCGGTTTTATTCAGCTTATTCTTTTCGACAATGTATTTATTATTTCTGAAGTAAAGCCCGAACGGAAAAGCTTCTCTTTTTTTGATATTTTTGGAATTGAGGATCAGTTTTGCAATAATATCTGTTCCTGTGAGCTCATAATTGATCTGTTCAACATCTTTCTGGATCTGTTCCCACTTTTTGGACTTGGAATTGAAGACCTTTTTCGAGAACTTATTGATATCCTGAACGTAATCTGATAATATAATTTTCCCTTCTTCATTCTGGAAATACACAAACCCTCTTTCATTGGGAAGATCCTGCGTAAGAACTTTGATCTTATTGATATAGGTTTTTGCATTGGTTTCATCATGCTGCTTTTGGATGATCTCATTTTCAGTATCTTTTGAAATGAGAAGTTTGAACAGTTCCAATGTTGCTCTTGCATCGCCTTCAGCCCTGTGATGGTTTGTCAACGGAATTCCAAGCGATTTCACGAGTTTGCCCAATGAGTAGCTTACCTCATCCGGAATCATCTTTTTAGCTAAAGGAATGGTATCCAGAGTGTTGATCTGAAAGTCATACCCCAGTCTTTTGAAGGACTGGCGCAGCATTCTGTAATCAAAATCAATATTATGACCTACCAAGGTGGTATTCCGGGTAATTTCAATGACTCTTTTTGCTATTTCATGGAATTTCGGAGCAGTTTTCACCATTTTAGGGGTGATGCTTGTCAGTTTCTGTACAAAGGGAGTGATATCACTTTCCGGATTGACAAGGGATATGAACTGGTCAGTAATTTTCTGACCATCGTATCTGTAGATGGCTATATCTATAATGCATTCATTCCTGTAACCTGCACCATTACTTTCTATATCAATTATGGAGTACAATTTCTTTAATTAAAATCAAATTATAAAATCAGGGTATAAATTAATGGAATATTTTCATCCCATCCCAATTTTTCCCATTAATATTAGTTTTCTTACTGATATTCAATAATAAAAATATTTCAAAACTGGAAAATGCTATGTAAACAATCTTAAACAATAATTTTGTTTTCAAACTGTTACACAGCATTCCCCATTATTTGGAAATCAGAGACGGTAGCTCAAAAAGCTTACCATTCTGAAAGTACTAATATATAAATTTATTATGATTATTTCAATCTTTTGATTTTGGTGGTATAAGTTATACATTTCCGGCGCCTTTGGAGTTGTTCAATCTACCGGAAATCAGTTTACTATATCCAGAAATCAAAGTTTGTAAGAAATCTGCCTATGCAACATGAGCATAATAGACAATTGCACTCTCGCGTGCGTTTTTGTTTTAGAAGTAATTTTATACAAAAAAAGGGAAATTTAACTTCCCCTTTTTTATCTGTTCTTTATCTCCTTCTTCCGCCCAAACCGAACATTCCCAGAATGGCTTTTGCTCCTTCCCGCATCAAAGTGCTGGTAAAAGTTCTTCCTGCTTTACTCTGTAACACCTGTTCAAACATTCCCGGCTCTTCTTTCACCGGTTTTGTTTTCTGTGTTGGAACCGGATTCTGTGCTGCCTGCTCCATTCTGTTGGTCAGTATTTCATATGCGGATTCCTTATCAACCGGCTGTTCATATTTTGCGACTAAAGAGGAATTTCCTGTTAATTCCGAAATTTCAGCATCGTTCAGAACATCCATTCTCGATTCCGGAGAAATCAGGTAGGTATGAACAAGCGGTGTAGGAATTCCTTTTTCATCCAAAGCAGTTACAAAAGCTTCTCCAATACCCAGGTTCTGAATAAGGTTTGAGGCATCATAAAATTCTGTTATAGGATAATTTTCAACAGCTTTGCTGATCTCTTTTTTGTCTTTTGCGGTAAATCCTCTTAAAGCGTGCTGTATTTTCAGACCAAGCTGTGACAGTACATTTTCAGGAACATCACCGGGAATCTGTGTAATAAAATAGATCCCGACTCCTTTGGAACGGATCAGTTTTACCATGGTTTCTATCTGTGAAAGCAGGGCTTTTGAAGATTCATCGAATATCAGGTGAGCTTCATCTATGAAAAGAACCAGCTTAGGTTTCCCGCTGTCTCCTTCTTCAGGAAAGGTCATATAAATTTCGGCAAAAAGCGAAAGCATAAACGTGGAGAACAACTGTGGCTTGTTCTGGATTTCTGCTACTCTTAAAATATTCACCACTCCTTTTCCGTCTCTTGTTTCAAGAAGATCATGAACATCAAAGCTCAGTTCGCCAAAGAAATCTGATGCTCCCTGTTGTTCCAGTGCAACAATAGATCTCAGGATCGCTCCCAGAGAGGCCGGAGCAATAGATCCGTAGTTCGCTGCCAGTTCAGCTTTTCCCTGAGCATTATCCGTAACATACTGAAGAACTTTCTTTAAATCATTAAGATCAATTAACGGAAGACCTTTATCATCACAATATTTAAAAACGATAGACATGATACTTTGCTGAGTATCATTAAGTTCAAGGATTTTACTTAATAAAACAGGCCCGAATTCTGTAACCGTAGCTCTCAATTTCACTCCCTTCCCGCCGGAAATGGTCATCAATTCTACAGGGAAAGCCTGTGGATTGTATGGAAGCTGTGTTTTGGCATATCTTTCTTCTATCACCGGATTCATTTGTCCGGCTTCTGCTATTCCGGAAAAGTCACCTTTAATATCCAGAACCAGAGAAGGTATTCCCGCATGGGAAAGCTGTTCTGCAAATACCTGAAGTGTTTTTGTTTTACCTGTTCCCGTTGCCCCGGCAATAAGGCCGTGGCGGTTGATGGTTTTCAAAGGAATCGTAACGTTGACTTCCGGCACTACTTCCCCGTCCAGCATTCCTTTTCCCAGTATAATATGTTCTCCTTTCGGAGTGTATTTTGCATTCAGTTCTTCAATAAATTGTGTTTTATCTGCCATGTGGTCTTTTTTTAACTTATAAATATAAAATTTTTTGTAAAATATCTGGTTGCTAAAGTAATAATAGAAAATAATATTCGTGGTATATCTGGTGGGAAAACTTTCCGAACCGTTACCTGCAAATTTCAAACCTTGAAATGAGAAAAGAAGAGAATGTCTGTATTATCAGCGCTACGTAATTATTTTCATTTCCTGAACATGATAAAAAACAGCCTCCGGAATCACACTTCACCACCTCACGTTTATCATTCGAAAAATAAAGGGTTTTAGAGCTAATACCCCCTGAATATTGAAAGAAACTATCGTCCGGATTTAACAATTCATTTACATTTCATCTAATACTTCGTATCTTTATCTAAAATTTAAAAAAGACCCCAATGAAAATTGAACAAATATATACGGGCTGTCTGGCTCAGGGTGCCTATTATATTGTATCAGAAAATGAAGCAGTCATTATTGATCCGTTGAGAGAAGTAAAACCTTATCTGGATCGCCTTGAAAAAGACAATGTTACCCTAAAATATATTTTTGAAACTCATTTCCATGCCGATTTTGTTTCGGGACACCTGGACCTAAGCAAAAAAACCGGAGCTCCTATTGTTTACGGACCTACAGCCCAACCTGCTTTTGAAGCTATTATTGCTGAAGACAACCAGATCTTTGAGATTGGAAAAATAAAAATAAAGACGTTACACACTCCGGGGCATACGATGGAAAGTACAACTTATCTTTTAATTGACGAAAATGGTACGGAAACGGCTATTTTTACCGGAGATACCTTGTTTTTAGGAGATGTGGGAAGACCTGATCTTGCACAAAAAGCCACCAATCTTACCCAGGAAGATCTTGCAGGAATTCTGTACGACAGTCTTCAGAACAAGATTATGCCATTGGATGACAGCATCACTGTTTATCCGGCACATGGTGCGGGTTCAGCGTGTGGAAAAAATATGCAGAAAGAAACGGTAGATATTTTAGGTAATCAGAAGAAAACCAATTACGCGCTTAATCAGCCGGACAGGGAGTCTTTCATCAGAGAAGTTCTTGACGGTCTTACCGCTCCTCCGAAATATTTCGGGATGAATGTAGCAATGAACAAAGGAGGATATGAAAGCCTGGATGCAGTAATGAATAAAGGCCTGAATCCGGTTAACACAGAAGATTTCGAAGCTTTCGCAGAAGAGACAGGAGCTTTAATTCTTGATACGAGAAGCCCTGCGGAATTCCATAAAGGGTTTATTCCGAACTCTATCAACATCGGTCTTAAAGGAGATTTTGCTCCGTGGGTAGGAAATATGATTGTAGATGTAAAACACCCTATTCTTCTTGTAAGTGATGAAGGTACCGAAGAAGAAGTTATTACAAGATTAAGCAGGGTAGGTTTTGATAATGTTCTGGGATACCTGGACGGCAGCTTCAATGCCTGGAAAAATGCAGGGAAAGAAACGGATGAGATCAAAAGGATTTCTCCTGCTGAATTTGCAGAACAGTTTACAGAGAATTCTACAGTAGTTGATGTGAGAAAATTAAGTGAATATTCTGCGGAACATGTTGATAATGCATTCAATAAGCCTCTTGATACAATCAGCGACTGGGTAAAAAATATTGATGATTCTGAACACTTCTTCCTTCATTGTGCGGGAGGATACAGAAGCATGATTGCAGCAAGCGTTCTTAACTCGCACGGAATCAGAAATTTTACCGAAATAGAAGGCGGTTTCAACGGAATCAAAAAGACGGAAAAATTCCCTACAACAGACTTTGTGTGCCAGTCAAAAACCTTGTAGATGATAAAAGGAAAAATTTTCGGATATTTTTTCGTTATAACTTTAGTGTTAACATCCTGTAAAACAGCAAGTATAAATCCAGTTTCCAAGACAGACATCAGGGAAATAATCAACAGTTCGGAGGTTATATTGGTTGATGTAAGGATTCCCGAACAATATGAAGCCGGAACCGCAAAAGGAGCTATCAATATTCCACTGGCGGAGATACAAAGCAATCTTGATTCTTTAAAGGGGAAAAAAGTAGTTGTTTTCTGCAATAAAGGAATTCAGGCTGATCAGGCTATGGAAATATTAAAGAAAAACGGTGTGGAAGCTTATGACGGAACCAGCCTGCAAAACGTGAAAGCCATCCAGAATGAAAAACCGTCCGGAAAATAAAAAGTAAAATTATATCATTATGATTGATGAATTTTAATGATTTAAACAAAAAACAAAACTATGTCACAAAAATTTCAGGAAATCATTAATTCGGAAAGACCGGTACTTATTGATTTTTTTGCCACCTGGTGCCAGCCTTGTAAAGTACAGTCGTCCGTTCTGAATACGGTAAAGGAACATGTGGGGGAAGGAGCAAGAATCATCAAAGTAGATGTAGACCAATATCCGGCCCTGGCTGCTCAATATGGTGTACGTGGAGTTCCTACCCTCGCCATCTTTAAAGACGGAGAGCTTTTATGGAAAGAAAGTGGCGTGCATGATGTGAATACGCTCACGGAACTGCTTAAACAGTATTCTTAAAAATATTTTAAGGCTGAGAGTAAGGAGAGGGGATTATTCCATTGAGCCTTAGTCTCAGCTTTTATCTATTTACAAATCAATTGTAAAGCGATCCCTGTCATTCAGGAACTGAAAATGCTGTCTGAAATCTTTCAGCTCATCCATATTAAGTTCCGCAGAAACAATATTTCCGTTCTTTTGTGAAATTTCCGTTCCATCTGCAAAGAAACAGTGAGAGCTTTCCTGATAAAAAAGGTTATTTCCATCCGTCCCAATTCTATTAAGCCCGAACACAAAAGACAGGTTTTCTATTGCTCTGGCTTTTAACAGGTGCTCCCAGGCTCCTACTCTTTTTTCCGGCCAGTTGGCAACATAAAGCACAGCATCATAATCATCATTATTCCTTGCAAAAATAGGAAAACGAAGATCGTAGCAGACTTGCAGCAAGATCCGGAATCCTTTATAATTCACAATCACTCTCTTATTTCCGGGAGTATAGACTTTATCTTCTCCTGAAAAGGAAAACAGATGTCTTTTATCATAAAAAACAGTTTCAGAATCTGGCTGTACGAAATACATCCTGTTATAAAATTTTCCATCCTGTTCTACCGGAGCACTTCCACAAATGGCGGCATTTTTTTCTTCCGATATTTTTTTCAGGAACTCCAGGGATTCTTCATTTCTGTCGGAAACCTCAGCTGCATCCATACAGAAACCTGTGGAGAACATTTCCGGGAGCAGGAAAATATCGGCCTGTTGATCTTTAAGCTGTTCCTCAATCAGTTGAAAATTCCTGTCTTTATTTTTCCAGACAATATCCAAATTAAGCCCTGCAATTCTCATAAACTTTGTTAAATAATGTCACTAAAAATACGATTTTTCAATGATTTCGGTTCTATTTTTGATGGGATTTCATCTATATTTATCATTTAATAAAAGTAAAGTTTATGAAGAAATTGTTTTTTGTGCTGATGATCGCTTTTTTCGGGACTGCAGCCCATGCACAGGCATACACAGGTAAAGGCGACCAAAAAGTTCAGGCAGGATTAAGTGCCTGGGGATATGGAACCGGAGTTACAGGAACCTATGATTACGGATTAAATAAACTTATATCCGTTGGAGCAGGTCTTAATGTTTATTTTGACAATTATAAAGATCATGATAAAGACAACCGTGTTTTCGCGTTCGGAAGACTGAACTTTCATCTTCAGGAGACACTTGATTTACCTTCAAAGTGGGATATTTATCCCGGCGTAGATGTTGGAGTGCTGGGTAAAGATTTCGGGATCGGGGCACATATTGGAGCCCGTTACTTTTTCACAGAGAAAGTGGGCGTTTTTGCAGAAGTAGGCAACAACGGCAGTATCGGTGTTTCTTTCAACCTGTAGAATTCGCAAAATATATGACAAAGCTTCTCATTTAGAGGGGCTTTTTTTATTTGGCATAGTTTTGATAATTGTTACCTTTGCAAATTAAAATCTAAAATTTATTAATGGAATTAGCAATCAAGATTTTCCAGTTCATACTAAGTATTTCTATTTTAGTGGTTCTTCATGAGCTTGGACACTTTTTACCGGCAAAATGGTTTAAGACCAGAGCTGAGAAATTCTTCCTGTTTTTCGATCCGTGGTTTTCCATCTTTTCAATGAAGAAGATCAATGGAAAATGGCAATATAAAATTCTTTCCAAAAACCTTCCGGATACGGAAACTATTGTAGTAGACGGAAAAGAAACTGAAGTTCCTATCGATACCTCAAAACTTCCGGACAATGACTGGAGAAAGCATCCCGAGCAGACCAAATACGGAATCGGATGGCTTCCTTTCGGCGGCTATGTGAAAATTGCCGGGATGATCGATGAGAGCATGGATAAGGAGCAGATGAAAAAACCTGCACAACCATGGGAATTCAGATCTAAGCCGGCATGGCAGCGACTTATTATTATGCTGGGGGGAGTTACCGTTAACTTTTTCCTTGCATGGATTATTTTCGGATGCCTTTCCTATTTTAACGGTGAAACTTCTTTTGATACCACCAAAGTGGAAACGCCGATGCATTATACCAGTACTGCAAAAGCAATGGGTTTTGAAGATGGTGATAAGATCTTAAAAGTGGATGGAAAAATTCAGAATAATCTGGACAAACTGTCTTTAGATATTTTATTAAGCGATCAGGTAACAGTTCTAAGAAAAGGGCAAGAGGTTACTTTCAACACTAATGATGACGGGAAAGCAATGGCTTTCAAAGATGAGAACCCAAGAGCGTTTCTTACACCAAGATATACACCTGTAATTGATACAATTGTAAACCCTAAAACAGCTGCAGCCGGGTTAAAAATTGGTGATCAGGTAGTATCTGTAAACGGTGAGAAGATTAATTATTATGATGAATTACAAGGCGCTGTTGTAAAAAATGCGGGCAAAACAATTAATATGGAAGTAGTAAGAGCCGGTGCACTGCAACCCTTACATCTTGAAGTTTCCAAAGAAGGAACCTTAGGAATTGCGTCTTACAAACAACTGGAAAAGTTTGCCAATACACAGCATTTCAATTTTGTAGAATCTATCGGAAGAGGGTTTACAAGAAGTATTGAAAGTTTAACGTACCAGGTTAAACAGTTTAAACTGGTATTCAATAAAAAAGTTCAGGGTTATAAGAAAGTGGGAGGTCCGCTGGCAATTATCAAGAATATGCCGGTAGAAAAGTCTAAAGACGGGGCTGTATCTGTTAACTGGAGTATGTTCTGGAGCTTTACGGCAATGTTCTCCGTTTGGCTGGCATTCCTGAACCTTATTCCTATTCCGGGGCTTGACGGCGGGCACGTTCTTTTTACTTTGTGGGAAGTGATTACAGGAAAACCTGTTCCTCAGAAAGTACTGGAAAATGCACAGACGATTGGGGTTATTTTCCTGCTAGGATTAATGTTGCTGATCTTCGGAAGTGATATTTTCAAGGCACTTACAGGCAGCTTATAATTTTTTTGAATTTTTTCTAAAAAATATTTGTAGGGTATAAATATTCGTCCTATATTTGCACCACTTAAAACAAAGGACATTCCTCCTTAGCTCAGTTGGTTAGAGCATCTGACTGTTAATCAGAGGGTCGCTGGTTCGAGCCCAGCAGGAGGAGCCAAAAGAAAAAAGTCGCCAAATTGGCGACTTTTTTCTTTTGAATGATATTTCAAATTTTTCATTATTAATATTTTTCTGAATTCCATTATGTTCCAGGCAGGTCTTGATTTAGGTGATCTTTTCGAGTTTCCGGAAAATAATGATTCCTTTGAAAATATTATCCCTCAAAGGAATTTTTTTCCAGCTGTCTGATATAATCGGAAGGAGTCATTCCCGTTCTTTCCTTAAATGCCTTAGTAAATGTTGTAGAGCTTTTATACCCTATCTCTTCAGATATTGTCTGGATGGTATACTTGCGGAGCTGCGGGTTCATTTCCAGCTCGTTCAGAATATAATTAATACGGAGGTTATTTACATATTCAGAAAACGACACCTCTTTATGCTGATTGATGATCTGGGACAGGTAGGCCGTGTTCGTATTCAGCTGTTTGGCTATATTTACGAGTTTAAAATTATTGGATAAAAATCTTTTTTTTGATTCCAGAGATTCCAGTTTTACAAGAATATTACTAATAAGCTCATCTTCTATTACCGGTACAGCGACAGATTTTTTGCCGGCTACCGGCAAGATATCCATATTTTTATCATTCTCCCGAATACCTAAAACACCCTTCTTTTTTCTGTTATAGCTATAGACAACATAGAAAATGATTCCCATGAACAACAAACATGCAATTATCAAGAAATTCTTTTTATTATTTCTTGTGAGCATTTCTTCAGAAATATTTTTTATTTCCTGCTGTTCATAGATTCCAAGGAAAACATTACCCGAATTTTTCTGGATGTTTTCTTTTTCTATTTCGGACAAACTTAGTTTTGCGTATTTATAAGCTTCTTTGCTGTTTCCAAGATTTTCATAATTGATGCTTAATAAATGATATACCTTCAGTTTTGTTTCATATGTACATTTTGCATCTTTTATAACATTGTCAAGCTTTTTCAGGTATTGAAAAGCGGAATCATTTTTTTTAAGAAATGTATACACCTCAGCTTTTCCCAGCCATACTGCTTCTCTTGAAAAATTTTTCTGCATCAGAACCGGATCTTTTTCACATTCATTAAAGAGAGACAGTGAGAGGGCATACTGCTTTTTCAGCAATGTTGTATTGGCCTTTCTGCATGTATGCAAAGCTCTGGAATATGCCGAAAAAGCCGGAGAATCTTTCATTAACTGATAAGCTTTTTCATAATTGTACTGGGCCGAATCCAGAAATTTTGTTTCCCCTGTATCTTTATACCATTTGATGAATGCATCACTTTTTGTATTATATGTTGTTGCAATTTCCTTTACCTTTAAAAACTTTGCATACAGGATATTGTCCGTATCATTGCGGATGTCATTCAGACGGGTATTCA from Chryseobacterium shigense harbors:
- the lysA gene encoding diaminopimelate decarboxylase, which produces MNSKELLKIANEFGTPVYVYDAESIKGQYEKLTSSFLKHTKFFYAAKALTNINILKYVRNLGASLDCVSINEVKLGLKAGFPKEKILFTPNCVDLAEIEEAMTFGVHINIDNISILEQFGNKYGNSYPILVRINPHIFAGGNYKISTGHIDSKFGISIHQVRHIERVMKSTNLNVEGLHMHTGSEIKDPDVFLQALEIMLDLSEHFPNLKYLDMGSGFKIPYQDSEEETDVKTLGKKVEKVISEFSKSTGKKFELWFEPGKFLVGKSGYLLVKANVIKQTTATVFVGVNSGFNHLIRPMFYDSYHMIENLSNPKGAERIYTVVGNICETDTFAWDRKLNEVREGDILAFHNAGAYGFEMSSNFNSRLKPAEVLFLDGKAHLIRKRDEFEDLLRNQIEVI
- a CDS encoding PolC-type DNA polymerase III; this encodes MYSIIDIESNGAGYRNECIIDIAIYRYDGQKITDQFISLVNPESDITPFVQKLTSITPKMVKTAPKFHEIAKRVIEITRNTTLVGHNIDFDYRMLRQSFKRLGYDFQINTLDTIPLAKKMIPDEVSYSLGKLVKSLGIPLTNHHRAEGDARATLELFKLLISKDTENEIIQKQHDETNAKTYINKIKVLTQDLPNERGFVYFQNEEGKIILSDYVQDINKFSKKVFNSKSKKWEQIQKDVEQINYELTGTDIIAKLILNSKNIKKREAFPFGLYFRNNKYIVEKNKLNKTEKPLLKFRSFTQGTKAVQFISAQEEFKDVSIFLKKIDFRKRNELWLGQGRKLGEKLFLIIENGKVVSYGFYELFTQIQTLSKLAKLKIDLPLSSADLHNDLQLALLRGDFETLPLPK
- a CDS encoding helicase HerA-like domain-containing protein → MADKTQFIEELNAKYTPKGEHIILGKGMLDGEVVPEVNVTIPLKTINRHGLIAGATGTGKTKTLQVFAEQLSHAGIPSLVLDIKGDFSGIAEAGQMNPVIEERYAKTQLPYNPQAFPVELMTISGGKGVKLRATVTEFGPVLLSKILELNDTQQSIMSIVFKYCDDKGLPLIDLNDLKKVLQYVTDNAQGKAELAANYGSIAPASLGAILRSIVALEQQGASDFFGELSFDVHDLLETRDGKGVVNILRVAEIQNKPQLFSTFMLSLFAEIYMTFPEEGDSGKPKLVLFIDEAHLIFDESSKALLSQIETMVKLIRSKGVGIYFITQIPGDVPENVLSQLGLKIQHALRGFTAKDKKEISKAVENYPITEFYDASNLIQNLGIGEAFVTALDEKGIPTPLVHTYLISPESRMDVLNDAEISELTGNSSLVAKYEQPVDKESAYEILTNRMEQAAQNPVPTQKTKPVKEEPGMFEQVLQSKAGRTFTSTLMREGAKAILGMFGLGGRRR
- a CDS encoding MBL fold metallo-hydrolase, producing the protein MKIEQIYTGCLAQGAYYIVSENEAVIIDPLREVKPYLDRLEKDNVTLKYIFETHFHADFVSGHLDLSKKTGAPIVYGPTAQPAFEAIIAEDNQIFEIGKIKIKTLHTPGHTMESTTYLLIDENGTETAIFTGDTLFLGDVGRPDLAQKATNLTQEDLAGILYDSLQNKIMPLDDSITVYPAHGAGSACGKNMQKETVDILGNQKKTNYALNQPDRESFIREVLDGLTAPPKYFGMNVAMNKGGYESLDAVMNKGLNPVNTEDFEAFAEETGALILDTRSPAEFHKGFIPNSINIGLKGDFAPWVGNMIVDVKHPILLVSDEGTEEEVITRLSRVGFDNVLGYLDGSFNAWKNAGKETDEIKRISPAEFAEQFTENSTVVDVRKLSEYSAEHVDNAFNKPLDTISDWVKNIDDSEHFFLHCAGGYRSMIAASVLNSHGIRNFTEIEGGFNGIKKTEKFPTTDFVCQSKTL
- a CDS encoding rhodanese-like domain-containing protein, yielding MIKGKIFGYFFVITLVLTSCKTASINPVSKTDIREIINSSEVILVDVRIPEQYEAGTAKGAINIPLAEIQSNLDSLKGKKVVVFCNKGIQADQAMEILKKNGVEAYDGTSLQNVKAIQNEKPSGK
- a CDS encoding thioredoxin family protein produces the protein MSQKFQEIINSERPVLIDFFATWCQPCKVQSSVLNTVKEHVGEGARIIKVDVDQYPALAAQYGVRGVPTLAIFKDGELLWKESGVHDVNTLTELLKQYS
- a CDS encoding nitrilase-related carbon-nitrogen hydrolase codes for the protein MRIAGLNLDIVWKNKDRNFQLIEEQLKDQQADIFLLPEMFSTGFCMDAAEVSDRNEESLEFLKKISEEKNAAICGSAPVEQDGKFYNRMYFVQPDSETVFYDKRHLFSFSGEDKVYTPGNKRVIVNYKGFRILLQVCYDLRFPIFARNNDDYDAVLYVANWPEKRVGAWEHLLKARAIENLSFVFGLNRIGTDGNNLFYQESSHCFFADGTEISQKNGNIVSAELNMDELKDFRQHFQFLNDRDRFTIDL
- a CDS encoding DUF6646 family protein, translated to MKKLFFVLMIAFFGTAAHAQAYTGKGDQKVQAGLSAWGYGTGVTGTYDYGLNKLISVGAGLNVYFDNYKDHDKDNRVFAFGRLNFHLQETLDLPSKWDIYPGVDVGVLGKDFGIGAHIGARYFFTEKVGVFAEVGNNGSIGVSFNL
- the rseP gene encoding RIP metalloprotease RseP, with the protein product MELAIKIFQFILSISILVVLHELGHFLPAKWFKTRAEKFFLFFDPWFSIFSMKKINGKWQYKILSKNLPDTETIVVDGKETEVPIDTSKLPDNDWRKHPEQTKYGIGWLPFGGYVKIAGMIDESMDKEQMKKPAQPWEFRSKPAWQRLIIMLGGVTVNFFLAWIIFGCLSYFNGETSFDTTKVETPMHYTSTAKAMGFEDGDKILKVDGKIQNNLDKLSLDILLSDQVTVLRKGQEVTFNTNDDGKAMAFKDENPRAFLTPRYTPVIDTIVNPKTAAAGLKIGDQVVSVNGEKINYYDELQGAVVKNAGKTINMEVVRAGALQPLHLEVSKEGTLGIASYKQLEKFANTQHFNFVESIGRGFTRSIESLTYQVKQFKLVFNKKVQGYKKVGGPLAIIKNMPVEKSKDGAVSVNWSMFWSFTAMFSVWLAFLNLIPIPGLDGGHVLFTLWEVITGKPVPQKVLENAQTIGVIFLLGLMLLIFGSDIFKALTGSL
- a CDS encoding helix-turn-helix domain-containing protein, coding for MILKNILIVFFFVSLKVYSQKNPDLKASQEIDSLIKKDQWDLVDFRLGNENINFKRISKYNLKYDLLIKLDSASVLYQKGEFAEAERSVLHSLELIQENKKNLDFSYYEALRHIAITRLFYVEKRKGNITQGLKYLNDLSKGMSPVYKKKQEIFFAVAYIELRNYKKGIDLLNTRLNDIRNDTDNILYAKFLKVKEIATTYNTKSDAFIKWYKDTGETKFLDSAQYNYEKAYQLMKDSPAFSAYSRALHTCRKANTTLLKKQYALSLSLFNECEKDPVLMQKNFSREAVWLGKAEVYTFLKKNDSAFQYLKKLDNVIKDAKCTYETKLKVYHLLSINYENLGNSKEAYKYAKLSLSEIEKENIQKNSGNVFLGIYEQQEIKNISEEMLTRNNKKNFLIIACLLFMGIIFYVVYSYNRKKKGVLGIRENDKNMDILPVAGKKSVAVPVIEDELISNILVKLESLESKKRFLSNNFKLVNIAKQLNTNTAYLSQIINQHKEVSFSEYVNNLRINYILNELEMNPQLRKYTIQTISEEIGYKSSTTFTKAFKERTGMTPSDYIRQLEKNSFEG